The window CCCTGAGCAGGTTTCCCCGATATTCCTCCAGCCTGGCCTCAAACCTTTCAAACAGGGTAAAAGCATCAGCTGTAGCTCCAGCAAAACCTGCTATAATCTGATCATTATACATTCTCCTGACTTTCCTGGCAGTATGCTTCATAACCATGGCCTGACCAAATGTTACCTGGCCGTCTCCAGCCATGGCCACAGCCTGATCCTTTTTCACTGCCAGAATAGTTGTTCCCTTTAACTCCATATAATTGCTGCTCCTTTATCGCGATTGTAATTTAGTGAATCTCTTTGTTGAATGGCCAAAGAAATTATCCATTATCAATATCCAGGGCAAGCCGGATTTTGGTGACAAGCTCTTGAACCTGATAAGGCTTGGCAACAAAATCCAAAAGTCCATGAGAACCGGGATCCCTGGACATGGGATGATCCATATATCCGCTGGCAATAATAATTCTTGCGTCAGGATCAATCTTGAGTATTTCCCGTGCGCATTGCTCTCCCCCCATGCCGGGCATACCCAGATCCATCACAATAACATCAATGTCATGAGACGAAAAAATATCAATGGCTTCTTCACCAGAACCTGCATCAAGGACCTTGAAGCCATAATGCTCAAACATGTCCACGGTTATTTCTCTTATATCCGCTTCATCGTCAACCACCATAATAGTGGGAGCGTTGCCGGAACTGACCTTAATGATTTCATAGTCCAAGTCCTGTTCCGATGGCTTTTGCTGCTTACTGGCTGGAAGAAGAATTGTAAACTTTGTTCCTGAGCCCACCTCGCTATGGCAGAAAATATACCCGTTATGCTCCTTGATGATGCCGAACACCGTAGGCAGACCAAGCCCGGTTCCCTTGCCCAGTTCCTTGGTGGTGTAAAATGGATCATACATTCTTTCTCTGATCTTTTCATCCATGCCTGCCCCGGTATCACTCACGGAAAGAGCAACATACCTGCCTGGAGCAACATCCCTGCAAGGACTGCTTAGCGCTTTCACATTATCAATATTCACCTGCTCAGTGCGTACTATGATGTCTCCAGATCCATCTATTGCATCACCGGCATTTTTGATAAGGTTCATCAGCACAAGCTCAATCTGGTGGCGGTCAATTAACACTTCGCTTATGTCGGAATCAAGATCGTGAGTCAGATTTATCATTTTGGGCAGTGCATGCCTGAGAATTTCCATTTCCTGCAGTACCAGGTCATTGAGATTGACTTGTGACAGTTGGGGCTCCATTTTTCTGCTAAAGGCCATGATTCTTTTAACAAGGCTTACGCCCCTGTCCACAAGAGCTGATATACGTTTAAGAAATCTTTGGATGCCATGGTCCTCATGTCTGGCATTCATCAACTGCACCTGACCTGAGACTGCCTGTAAAATATTATTGAAATCATGGGCAATGCCTCCGGCCAGAACTCCAAGGGCTTCCATCTTTCTGGCCTGATGGAGTTCCTGCTCCATCTTCCTGTTCTCTGCTGCCTGCAGCTCCTTCTGGGTCATATCCATAAGAAATGAAACCACCCGTCCGTCAGGCAAAGCGGAAAAGCTGAGTTCTACCTTCTTATGGCTGCCGGACCTGTCTTTAATTCCCACCATTCTGGTAACTGTCTGACCTGAAGCAGCATTTATCCAGTCTTTTCTAAGACACTCCAAATCCTCAGGATCTTCTGTTATCCTGGCTAACCATGAGCCAAGTTCATGAACATCACTTCTTTTATACCCGGTCAGCTGGAAAAACTGCTGATTTACATCCAGGATTTCTCCAGAATTGCCAACCACCATCTGAGCCAGAGGAGAACTGTCAAATAATGAGTAAATAAGCATGCGCTCTTTCTCAAGAGACTTCTCAGTCTGCTTGAGTCTGGAAATATCAGACCCTGTGTAGATCATCCAGTCCTGTCCAGACTCATTATCAGTAAAATGACGACTATACCACAATATATGCAGTTTTTTGCCTGATCTGGTCAGAATGCTCATTTCTTCGCCATTCACTGTAAAGCCTGTCTTATGATGCTCAAACAGTTTTTTTATGAACTTGCTTCTTCTCTTGGGAACTATTTCCCATAATCCTTTGCCCACAATTTCATCGCGACTGAAGCCGCTCAGGGAGCAAAGGTAGTTATTGGCCATGGCCACGCGTCCGTTTTTATCCACTACCACAATTATAATACT is drawn from Desulfonatronovibrio magnus and contains these coding sequences:
- a CDS encoding hybrid sensor histidine kinase/response regulator yields the protein MDGDKSSPLQSIFVRMIVPLLLGLLVISFWLQSLVVGTVDDFLDRHMREKMHWMMDSIYDICDGNLNDFLLITSGSHLNYTIVQARTMSEIEIYLESQQLSGAIFTGSGQAVMSFNTTKEDKTIYDFFQDLPAISVSTLKGSDYLTGRLHFELWDWDIYIMQDTQYYESMLGHIKAVYWGVLSILGAGVLLIMLLIIVNVSAPLSKIISRLKNEESPDYKGVAEFTYLSRTIEGMMNSIKSKNQFISNLFEIISIIIVVVDKNGRVAMANNYLCSLSGFSRDEIVGKGLWEIVPKRRSKFIKKLFEHHKTGFTVNGEEMSILTRSGKKLHILWYSRHFTDNESGQDWMIYTGSDISRLKQTEKSLEKERMLIYSLFDSSPLAQMVVGNSGEILDVNQQFFQLTGYKRSDVHELGSWLARITEDPEDLECLRKDWINAASGQTVTRMVGIKDRSGSHKKVELSFSALPDGRVVSFLMDMTQKELQAAENRKMEQELHQARKMEALGVLAGGIAHDFNNILQAVSGQVQLMNARHEDHGIQRFLKRISALVDRGVSLVKRIMAFSRKMEPQLSQVNLNDLVLQEMEILRHALPKMINLTHDLDSDISEVLIDRHQIELVLMNLIKNAGDAIDGSGDIIVRTEQVNIDNVKALSSPCRDVAPGRYVALSVSDTGAGMDEKIRERMYDPFYTTKELGKGTGLGLPTVFGIIKEHNGYIFCHSEVGSGTKFTILLPASKQQKPSEQDLDYEIIKVSSGNAPTIMVVDDEADIREITVDMFEHYGFKVLDAGSGEEAIDIFSSHDIDVIVMDLGMPGMGGEQCAREILKIDPDARIIIASGYMDHPMSRDPGSHGLLDFVAKPYQVQELVTKIRLALDIDNG